A segment of the Pirellulales bacterium genome:
GGATCGGGCCATTGAGCCATTCGGCAGTATCGATCGAATGGGCCAACAGGTCGCCAGTGACGCCCGACCCAGCCACGGCGGCATCCAGCCGCCATAGTGCGGCGCCTCCCTGGGGCACGTCGTCAGCGATCGTCCAGTCTTGCAGGTACGTCGCGCGGTAGTGAAACGGGCGGCCGATGCGACCTTCGTCAACGACTTGCTTCGCTAACGAGATGGCCGGCACGCGGCGGTAATTGAACCAGACCATGTTGGCGACCTTGGCCTTTTCGACCGCGGCGACCATCTCTTCGCCTTCGGCCACGGTCATGGCTAATGGCTTTTCGCACAGAATCATCTTGCCCGCCGCCGCCGCCGCCAACACGATCTCGCGATGGGTGTTGTTGGGGCTGCCGATATCGATCACGTCGATATCCTTGCGATCGATCAATCGGCGCCAATCGGTCTCATATGATTCGTAGCCCCAGTTCTCGGCGAACGCTTTGATCTTTTCGGCGTTGCGGGCGCAGCACGCTTTGAGCACGGGATGGTGCTCGTGCTTGAAAAACTGACTCACCTGGCGATAAGCGTTGGAATGCGCCCGGCCCATGAAGCCGTAGCCGATCATGCCGATGTTGAGTGGCTTAGACATACAGTTGGGCTCCGGTCGCTGCTGGAGGATGTCGAAGGTCTATGGATGAATTTCTAAAATCGATTTCAATACCTTCTCTTCCCTGGGAGGAGAAATTGGGCCGGGGGATTAAAGGCTCTGCGCATCCGACCCTGTGAACAATCTCTGGCAGGGAGCGATATTTCAAATAGCAACTAACAAATGCTCCTCTACATTCGTCATTTCACTGCTTCCACCCGTGCGCGTCCCGCACCGCGATCATCGAGGCCAGGATCGAGTTCCATGTCTTGGGTTGGTGCATCACGTCGTTGGGGAACATGCAGCCGTCCCAGCAGATGTGCCGGAACTGCTTGGTTAGCTCTCCCTTATCGTCACGCAGCCAATGGCCGGCGTCGCGGGCGATGTTGAGCCGCCCGTTTGGGTCGTCGGGCAGGCAGTGCCTTCCCGTTTTGTCGTGCGAGCCCGAACCCTTGACTGTTCCGTCGTTCTGCGCGACATGGAAATCCATCGTCCAGGGACGCAAGGCGGAGGTGAGTTTCTTGAGCGCATCCTGTAGCGCCGCGGTATTTTTCCAGTCGAAGTTCGCTGGCAGGATTGCATCCTCTGGGGCGTTATAGCCCAACAGGTAGAGCAGCGTATGGGCCATGTCGGCTTGAAATCCGACCGTCTTCGGCCGATCGACAAGTTCGAGTAATTGCACCATGCGTTTCCAGCTGTGCATGCCGCCCCAGCAGATTTCTCCTTCGGCGGCCAGTCGTTCGCCGTGGTCGACGGCAATCACGGCGGCCTCGCGGAACGTGTCCGCGATCCGCTTCGAATTCGATAGCGCGTCCCCCTGAGACCAGGTGCCTGGGTCGACTGAGGAATCGATTCGCACGACGCCATAGGGACGGACGCCCAATTCGCGCAGCCGTTTAGCGATGCGACAGCCTTTGCGCACCTGGGTTAGAAAATTCCCACGTTCTTCGGCCGTGCCCATGGCCGAACCGCCGCCGGTGGGAGGCCAGACCGGCGCGACGACCGAGCCAATGACGAGTTTACGCGCGCGCACTCTGTCGGCCAGCTTCTTCAGATCCTCGTCGGAAGAGTCAATGTCGACGTGGGGTGCGAACAGAAACAGGTCGACGCCGTCGAACTTGACGCCATCCACCTCGGCCGCGGCCGTCAAATCGAGCATCGTGTCCAGCTCGATGGGCGGCTCGGAGTCGGGCCCCTTACCGACGACGCCGGGCCAGGCGGCGTTGTGCAGGCGCGGAAAGTTGTTGGTATGCGTGGGGCTCATGCGTGCGTGTCTCGATGGGACGAGGGAGTTATCGCTTGTAATCGCCGATTTTGGGCAGCTTCGGGTGCGTGTTGGGGCCAAAGTATCGCAGCCCGACCAATGGCTCGCTGCCAGAGTTTTCGATTTCAACGCCGGCCGTGGCTGCTTCGTGCGTGATGAAGACTTCATCCTCGGTATGCTGGCCGAAATGAATCATGGCGGGCGTTTGCAAAGCCAGCTTGCCCATCCGGCCGCGCCCTTGCACCGTGATCCAACCGCTGGCGCCAGGGTCCTTCAACGTACACTTGGCGCCCGGCTCGACCGTTAGTTCCTTGGCGCTGAACAACTGCGCGCCGTCGATCGTGCCGTAGACGATCCAGCGGTCGGTAAAGCCCCGGCCGCTGTGGCTCTCGTCGACGATCGGCTCCAGGTAATTGTTCTCTTTAAAATGGGTGTCGACGTTTTTCTCCCAATCGAGCTGATCGATGATGAAATCCAGATCGTGATGCTTGTCCTTAGGCACGTCTTTTACCAATAGTGCCCAGGGGACTTCGCGACCTTCTACCAGCGACTGAAACATACCGAACACGTCGGAGCCCCATTGCGGCTCGTACGTGCAGAGCGAGCCCGGGGCGTGCAGCACTCCGGGCGGAATGAGCCAGCCGGTGCCACGTTTGAGGCGATAAGCGGCCGACAGATCGAGAATGCCGTTGTCACCTTGCGCCCAATTCTCCAGGCAGCGGCGTAATTGCTCGCGCGTGGTCCCCGGCGCGAGACCCATGAACGTATACGCGAAATTGTTGTCGACGTTGTTCAGTTGTGGCGGAAAGTAGTAACTCTCGGGCTTACCTTCCTGCCCAGTCAACGCCGCATGCTCGAACTTCTGGTGCATGTGGTGGGGGATCGGCCCCATGTTGTCGAAAAACTTCGAGTACACGGGCCAACGTTTGTACTTGGCGAAGATCCCGCTGCCGACTAGACGCTCGCCCCCTTCGGCCACCGCGTCGCGGAGGGTAAATCGCTGCTTGTCGAACGTGACGTAGCTCAATCCTTCGTCGGGGGTGCGGTTGTCGTTGGCCGCTTCGGTGGTGCTGGCGAACCAACGTTCGTCGATGCCGCCGCGATGAGCACCGTAGGCGTACCAATCGGTCGGTGCGAGCTTGATCCGCTTGCCGGGATGCAGAAAGCTGCGGGGAACCCAGGTAGGCGTGAGCCGCAGCAGGCCGCCGCCGGCATCCATAGCCCGATCGAGAATCGCGCTGACGTTGTCCTTGGCCACAATATCCTTGGTCGAGATCGTCGCAGTCGCCATATTTACCGCCCAACTCCGGAGTAAAGCCCGACCGTCGGCGGCCGGGCAAATCATTCGCAGCAAAGGACTTGTTTTATTCGCTCACCGCCGCGCTGGCAAGCGGCCGTGCGGCGTGTGGTAGTGGGCGGCAAAGTTTGCCGGTGATTGGATTTGAGCGACGTGGGCGTGGCACTTTTCCAGACCAACTTGATAGACGTCGAGGTGGCTTTGGAGCGCGCCGCTCTCCGCACAATTCGTGTGCTGGCAGCCGCCGGCATGGAGAACTTCACCCCCAGTTTTCAGCGAGGTTGCCGTGCCGGCGATGGCGAGGCATGTGTAACGTCGGTCGCTGCCGGTCGTCACAAATGAGTGCGATGAACCGTCTAGCAGTGATAGATACAATTTGGGCGGCCTGTACTCGCCCTGCCTCGCCGTTTTCCGCACACCCTCTTCAAGGAGCTATCGATGCCACGATTCGCCATGCGTCATTGCGTCATCGTCGCCGCCAGCGTCACCGTTTTGGGAATCGTGGCCACGGCAGCCTCGTCGCACGACCCCGCGCAAGAGACCAAGACGCCGGCCGGCGGCAGCAAGATATCCAAGGTTTTCGAGCAGATGCTGCCGAAGGGAGACTTTCAGAAGGTGGGCGTAATCACCGTCGATTATGTGCCGGGTGGCACGACTCCCAAGCACCGGCATGACGTGGCGGTGTTTGCCTACGTTGTCGACGGGAAAATCGAAAGCCAATTGGCTGGCGAAGAATTAAAGACTTTTTCGGCCGGCGAGATGTGGTACGAGTCGCCAGGCACCGTCCACCTGGTGAGTCGCAACGCCAGCAAGGAGAAGCCTGCCAAGTTGCTCGTCTTCTTCGTGCAAGAGGAGGGCAAAGCGCCCACGACGTTTGTTAAATGACCTGCGCCGAGCGAGTTCGTACAGCACTCATCGACTGGCAATTAGGGAATCGAATGACGAGTAAGACGAGCTGAATCGGTTTTACGTATGGCTGGAAAGTGTTGGCCCGGCATCGTACATTCATGACCTTTAAGGTTACGACCTGGATGCGCCGCTGACTTCCCGTTGCCCTCCCCGACTCAACTCCGGCTTTTCTCATGAACAAACAAGCGTGGGTGCTAACCGATCTGGATCACGGTGTCTACTTGCCCGAGTTAGAGCTGGGGCCGGCGGATTTTACCGGCGATCTTGTGCAGGGGCTGCGCGTAAAGAAGCATGTGTTGCGCGGCGGCCTGAGCGATGGCGTCGACGTGATCGAACTCGACAACGGTTCGTTGCGGTTGTCGTTACTTCCCACGCGCGGCATGGGTATTCATCGCGTGACGAGCGGAGATGTAGAGCTTGGTTGGCGGTCGCCGGTCAGTGGACCGGTGCATCCGACGTTTGTTAATTTGCACGAAGGGAACGGCATCGGTTGGTTGACCGGCTTCGACGAATGGCTCTGCCGCTGTGGGCTGGAGTCCAACGGCGGGCCCGAATGGGATGCCGCCGGGCGACTGCAGTATTCACTGCACGGCCGTATTGCCAATCTGCCGGCGCGGCGCGTGGAAGTTACCGTCGATGGGCATGCGGGCGAGATGACGGCCACCGGTATCGTCGACGAGGCAAGACTGTTCGGCCGCAAGTTGCGACTGACTTCGACCGTGCGGCTGCGCATCGGCGAGCCCACGTTGCATATTTCCGATGTAGTGCAGAACCTGTCCGGCGAGCCGACCGATTTCGAACTGTTGTATCACATCAATTTTGGCATGCCGTTCTTGCGGCCGGGTGCCAGCCTGATGGCGCCCGTCGCGCAGTTGGTTCCCATAAATTCTCATTCCGCCACGGATGTAGCGAGCTGGAATGCGTACCCTGCCGCGCAACCGGGACTGCCGGAATTTGTACATTTGTTCAAATTAACGGCGCAAGACAAGGGGCAGACCGCCGTCTTGCTGAAGGCCACCGAGGATCGGGGAGCGGTGCTGCGCTACAATACGAATCAACTGCCCTGCTTTACGCAGTGGAAATGTCTGCAGTCAGAGGCTGACGGCTATGTAACGGGATTGGAGCCAGCAACGAACTATCCGAACGGGCGCTCGTTCGAAGAGCGTCAGGGGCGTACCGCGGCGCTCGAGCCGGGTCAGTCGCGGACGTTTGACCTCTCAGTCGAGATTCTAAGCTCGGCCGAACGGGTGGCCGCGGTTGAAGGCGAGATTCGCGCGATCGCCGGCGACACGAAGCCAGCCGTATTCGACCGTCCTCAACCCGGCTGGTCGCCGGTCGAAGGGTAGATGGGACGTCAGCGGCCGAGAATCTCGCGCCACGTCTTGGCGCCCGGCTCTTCCACGCGTGCGAGCCATACCAGGCCCAACCCTCGCGCTACGGTACCGATCAGAAACAAGAGTGCGAAGTGGTCGATCGTGAGAGTGCCGATCGAAGTATGAAAGTCCATGCCGCGCAGCCGATCGAGAAGCACACCGCCGGCGATAGTGCTTAGCCCATAGGCGACCCCGCCCAACGCTTCGAACGAAGCGATGTAGCGGGCGTTGTCGTCGGCGGGCGCGAGCTTGAGCATGATATTGGTCAGGCAGATGTTCAGTCCGGCGTAGGCCGACCAGACTGCCCAACCGCCGGCGATCCACCAGGGGTGCTCTGGCGACGCAAAAAAGTAAAACAACGGGCCGAGCGCCACAATCGCCTGGCTTAGCTCCAGCACGGGTCGATTGCCGAACCGATCGCTTGCGCTCCCCACAGCCGGGCTGAGCGCCATTTGTCCGGCACGCATCCCCAGTTGCATCATCTGCATCGGCAGCACACCGATGCCGAGGACGTAGACATAAATGTTCTGCGCCGCCTGCGTGATGCCGTTAAAGAACGAAAACCAGCAACGATAAATGAGCAAACGGCGGAAACGTGGATCGGCCAGTGCCGAGCGCGCTTTGTTATCTTCTGCGCGTAGGCACCGCAGCGGAGCACGCACGTCGGGCATGAGCAACAGTGGCACGAGTGAGGCAAGCAGAAAAGCCGCGCCCAGGCTGTTCGGGATGACGTATCCCAACAGTAATCGTTCGGGTTGAGTAGTTTTGTAAAGTGTCTTCCAATGGTCGGTGAAATAACCGCTGGCCAGCAACGTGGGAATTAAAAACGCCAGTTGCCACACCTGGCGGCGGCCGAAGTACCTGCCGCGAATCTGCTGCGGCACGAGCCCGGCCAGCCACGACCAGAGCGCAACGC
Coding sequences within it:
- a CDS encoding MFS transporter; its protein translation is MPRSVRRRALRLGYANGVLWSVGNGLTTGTLIYYLAQELGAKGTALSVLIAAPTLIGLLRLITPALIGPLGGIKATCLKASFPSYALLAVGLPTVTLLRDLPRTTALGAMIALICVHQLLEYVGSVALWSWLAGLVPQQIRGRYFGRRQVWQLAFLIPTLLASGYFTDHWKTLYKTTQPERLLLGYVIPNSLGAAFLLASLVPLLLMPDVRAPLRCLRAEDNKARSALADPRFRRLLIYRCWFSFFNGITQAAQNIYVYVLGIGVLPMQMMQLGMRAGQMALSPAVGSASDRFGNRPVLELSQAIVALGPLFYFFASPEHPWWIAGGWAVWSAYAGLNICLTNIMLKLAPADDNARYIASFEALGGVAYGLSTIAGGVLLDRLRGMDFHTSIGTLTIDHFALLFLIGTVARGLGLVWLARVEEPGAKTWREILGR
- a CDS encoding TIM barrel protein — translated: MSPTHTNNFPRLHNAAWPGVVGKGPDSEPPIELDTMLDLTAAAEVDGVKFDGVDLFLFAPHVDIDSSDEDLKKLADRVRARKLVIGSVVAPVWPPTGGGSAMGTAEERGNFLTQVRKGCRIAKRLRELGVRPYGVVRIDSSVDPGTWSQGDALSNSKRIADTFREAAVIAVDHGERLAAEGEICWGGMHSWKRMVQLLELVDRPKTVGFQADMAHTLLYLLGYNAPEDAILPANFDWKNTAALQDALKKLTSALRPWTMDFHVAQNDGTVKGSGSHDKTGRHCLPDDPNGRLNIARDAGHWLRDDKGELTKQFRHICWDGCMFPNDVMHQPKTWNSILASMIAVRDAHGWKQ
- a CDS encoding aldose 1-epimerase family protein, with translation MNKQAWVLTDLDHGVYLPELELGPADFTGDLVQGLRVKKHVLRGGLSDGVDVIELDNGSLRLSLLPTRGMGIHRVTSGDVELGWRSPVSGPVHPTFVNLHEGNGIGWLTGFDEWLCRCGLESNGGPEWDAAGRLQYSLHGRIANLPARRVEVTVDGHAGEMTATGIVDEARLFGRKLRLTSTVRLRIGEPTLHISDVVQNLSGEPTDFELLYHINFGMPFLRPGASLMAPVAQLVPINSHSATDVASWNAYPAAQPGLPEFVHLFKLTAQDKGQTAVLLKATEDRGAVLRYNTNQLPCFTQWKCLQSEADGYVTGLEPATNYPNGRSFEERQGRTAALEPGQSRTFDLSVEILSSAERVAAVEGEIRAIAGDTKPAVFDRPQPGWSPVEG
- a CDS encoding cupin domain-containing protein, producing the protein MPRFAMRHCVIVAASVTVLGIVATAASSHDPAQETKTPAGGSKISKVFEQMLPKGDFQKVGVITVDYVPGGTTPKHRHDVAVFAYVVDGKIESQLAGEELKTFSAGEMWYESPGTVHLVSRNASKEKPAKLLVFFVQEEGKAPTTFVK
- a CDS encoding Gfo/Idh/MocA family oxidoreductase codes for the protein MSKPLNIGMIGYGFMGRAHSNAYRQVSQFFKHEHHPVLKACCARNAEKIKAFAENWGYESYETDWRRLIDRKDIDVIDIGSPNNTHREIVLAAAAAGKMILCEKPLAMTVAEGEEMVAAVEKAKVANMVWFNYRRVPAISLAKQVVDEGRIGRPFHYRATYLQDWTIADDVPQGGAALWRLDAAVAGSGVTGDLLAHSIDTAEWLNGPIRRVTAATETFVKERTHVETGKKQAVSIDDACMFLAVFANGSMGTFESTRYARGRKNYNTFELNGERGSVFFDLEDPHILQYFKYADPKSGAKIESHLTGWQRVNVTNFEHPYMDKWWVPGCTIGYEHTFINALADFLTGLDTGKPVQPDFRAGLRTQKVCDAVLASAKSGRWIEID